Proteins from a genomic interval of Denticeps clupeoides chromosome 20, fDenClu1.1, whole genome shotgun sequence:
- the sostdc1b gene encoding sclerostin domain-containing protein 1b yields the protein MPFHAMSCASLLLLGVLISGSRGLQNDATEMAHVHAVPASEDTASNASLNRARSGGRAADSRAAADQGQVACRELRSTKYISDGQCTSLSPVKELVCAGECLPSHLLPNWIGGPAAGRYWSRRDAQEWRCVNDKARTQRIHLQCRDGSARTYRITVVTACKCKRYSRQHNDSGHRSEEAAQSPVTGGPRRRKGQGRMELDP from the exons ATGCCTTTCCACGCCATGTCGTGCGCGTCTCTCCTCCTGCTCGGCGTCCTCATCAGCGGCAGCCGGGGGCTGCAGAACGACGCCACGGAGATGGCCCACGTCCACGCTGTCCCGGCCTCCGAGGACACGGCGAGCAACGCGTCCCTGAACCGCGCACGCAGCGGCGGGCGCGCCGCCGACAGCAGGGCCGCTGCCG ATCAAGGCCAAGTCGCCTGCCGCGAACTGCGCTCCACGAAGTACATCTCCGACGGCCAGTGCACCAGCCTGAGCCCGGTGAAGGAGCTGGTGTGTGCCGGCGAGTGCCTGCCGTCGCACCTGCTGCCCAACTGGATCGGCGGCCCCGCCGCGGGCCGCTACTGGAGCCGGCGCGACGCGCAGGAGTGGCGCTGCGTCAACGACAAGGCCAGGACGCAGCGCATCCACCTGCAGTGCCGGGACGGCAGCGCCCGGACCTACAGGATCACGGTCGTCACCGCCTGCAAGTGCAAGCGCTACAGCCGGCAGCACAACGACTCGGGCCACCGGTCCGAGGAGGCGGCCCAGAGCCCGGTGACCGGCgggccgaggaggaggaagggccAGGGGAGGATGGAGCTCGACCCCTAG